In Pseudomonadota bacterium, a genomic segment contains:
- a CDS encoding NADH:ubiquinone reductase (Na(+)-transporting) subunit B translates to PCLFVGLYNVGLQANGAIADYGASGWRAGLLEWLGIGFDPRNPVVNVLHGLLYFIPIYLTTLIAGGLWEVLFATVRRHEVNEGFMVTSMLFALTMPATVPLWQVALGISFGVVIGKEVFGGTGKNFLNPALTGRAFLYFAYPAQLSGDAIWTPVDGFSGATALAVSASDGVGALAAQGITWMDAFLGTIQGCIGETSALACFVGLAFLLFTKIANWRLIVGCLAGMIGFSTLLNLIGSDTNPMFAMPWHWHLVVGGYAFGLAFMVTEPVSASHTNLGRYLYGALIGFMVVMIRVINPAFPEGMMLAILFGNVFAPLIDHFVVQANIARRAKRHA, encoded by the coding sequence TGCCGTGCCTGTTCGTGGGTCTGTACAACGTTGGCCTGCAGGCCAACGGCGCCATCGCCGACTACGGTGCCAGCGGTTGGCGCGCGGGCCTGCTCGAGTGGTTGGGGATCGGCTTCGATCCGCGCAACCCCGTCGTGAACGTCCTTCACGGCCTCCTGTATTTCATCCCGATCTACCTGACCACACTGATCGCCGGCGGCTTGTGGGAAGTGCTGTTCGCCACAGTACGGCGGCACGAGGTAAACGAGGGCTTCATGGTCACCTCCATGCTGTTCGCCCTCACGATGCCGGCCACCGTGCCCCTGTGGCAGGTGGCCCTCGGCATCTCCTTCGGGGTGGTGATCGGCAAGGAGGTGTTCGGCGGCACGGGCAAGAACTTCCTGAACCCGGCACTCACCGGCCGCGCGTTCCTCTACTTCGCCTATCCCGCGCAGCTCTCGGGCGATGCGATCTGGACGCCGGTCGACGGCTTTTCCGGCGCTACGGCCCTCGCCGTCTCGGCGTCGGACGGCGTCGGCGCACTCGCCGCGCAGGGCATCACCTGGATGGACGCCTTCCTCGGCACCATCCAGGGCTGCATCGGCGAGACCTCCGCCCTCGCCTGCTTCGTCGGCCTCGCCTTCCTGCTGTTCACCAAGATTGCCAACTGGCGCCTGATCGTCGGCTGCCTGGCGGGCATGATCGGCTTCTCGACGCTACTCAACCTGATCGGCTCGGACACCAACCCCATGTTCGCGATGCCCTGGCACTGGCATCTCGTAGTGGGCGGCTACGCCTTCGGCCTTGCCTTCATGGTCACCGAGCCCGTCTCCGCATCGCACACCAACCTAGGCCGCTACCTCTACGGCGCCCTCATCGGCTTCATGGTGGTGATGATCCGCGTCATCAATCCGGCCTTCCCCGAGGGCATGATGCTGGCGATTCTCTTCGGTAACGTCTTTGCACCGCTGATCGATCACTTCGTGGTGCAAGCGAACATCGCGCGCAGGGCCAAACGACATGCCTGA
- a CDS encoding Na(+)-translocating NADH-quinone reductase subunit C, which translates to MPDDPTPPPGPIRRFLNLPADSIPKTIFVAVSLCLAASMVVSAVAVSLRPMQEQNRLRDKHVNILQVAGRYEPGVDIGEAFSAFEPQVLELETGRFTDAFDPTTFDDRAAADDPATSVALDGEDPASIGRLARYVTVYLLRDDDGNLDKVILPIHGYGLWSTLYGFIALEENGNDVYGLQFYEHGETPGLGAEVDNPRWKSLWQGKRLRDDAGELQITVAKTQPAAGADYHIDALSGATLTSRGVDNLVRFWMGDQGYAPFLAQLQTEDI; encoded by the coding sequence ATGCCTGACGATCCTACGCCGCCGCCCGGACCGATTCGGCGCTTCCTGAACCTACCCGCCGACTCCATCCCGAAGACGATCTTCGTGGCCGTCTCCCTGTGCCTCGCGGCCTCGATGGTGGTGTCTGCCGTGGCCGTGTCCCTGCGCCCGATGCAGGAGCAGAACCGCCTGCGCGACAAGCACGTGAACATCTTGCAGGTGGCCGGTCGCTACGAGCCCGGCGTCGACATCGGTGAGGCCTTCTCCGCCTTCGAGCCGCAGGTGCTGGAGCTCGAGACGGGCCGCTTCACGGACGCCTTCGACCCCACCACCTTCGACGACCGCGCCGCCGCGGACGACCCCGCCACCTCCGTCGCCCTCGACGGCGAAGACCCCGCGTCCATCGGTCGCCTCGCTCGCTACGTCACCGTCTACCTCCTGCGCGACGACGACGGCAACCTCGACAAGGTGATCCTGCCGATCCACGGCTACGGCCTGTGGTCCACGCTGTACGGCTTCATCGCCCTCGAAGAGAACGGCAACGACGTGTACGGCTTACAGTTCTATGAACACGGTGAGACCCCGGGCCTAGGCGCCGAGGTCGACAACCCGCGCTGGAAATCGCTGTGGCAAGGCAAGCGCCTGCGCGACGACGCTGGCGAGCTGCAGATCACCGTAGCCAAGACCCAACCCGCCGCGGGCGCCGACTACCACATCGACGCCCTGTCCGGCGCCACGCTCACCTCGCGCGGCGTCGACAACCTCGTGCGCTTCTGGATGGGCGACCAGGGCTACGCGCCCTTCCTCGCCCAGCTGCAGACGGAGGACATCTGA
- a CDS encoding NADH:ubiquinone reductase (Na(+)-transporting) subunit D has product MAQTRRELLVDPMVDNNPITLQVLGICSALAVTSSLKVALVMSIAVTLVTAFSSMFISMLRNHIPSSIRIIVQMVIIASLVILVDQVLKAYAFEVSKTLSVFVGLIITNCIVMGRAEAFAMKNPPIASFLDGIGNGLGYGLILMLVGFIRELFGSGTLFGITVFETVNNGGWYVPNGLLLLPPSAFFVIGLLIWAVRSWKPAQVEEREYEIQSVEAH; this is encoded by the coding sequence ATGGCGCAGACCCGCCGCGAACTGCTCGTCGACCCGATGGTCGACAACAACCCCATCACCCTGCAGGTGCTCGGCATCTGCTCGGCCCTCGCCGTGACCTCCTCGCTGAAGGTGGCCCTGGTGATGTCGATCGCCGTGACCCTGGTCACCGCCTTCTCCTCCATGTTCATCTCGATGCTGCGCAATCACATTCCGAGCTCGATTCGCATCATCGTGCAGATGGTGATCATCGCCTCGCTGGTGATCCTGGTCGATCAGGTGCTGAAGGCCTACGCCTTCGAGGTGTCGAAAACGCTGTCCGTGTTCGTCGGCCTGATCATCACCAACTGCATCGTCATGGGCCGGGCCGAGGCCTTCGCCATGAAGAACCCGCCGATCGCCTCCTTCCTCGACGGCATCGGCAACGGCCTCGGCTACGGCCTGATCCTGATGCTGGTCGGCTTCATCCGCGAGCTCTTCGGCTCCGGCACCCTGTTCGGCATCACCGTGTTCGAAACGGTGAACAACGGCGGTTGGTACGTGCCGAACGGCCTGCTGCTCCTGCCGCCCTCCGCCTTCTTCGTAATTGGCCTGCTGATCTGGGCCGTGCGCT